The following are encoded together in the Ketobacter sp. MCCC 1A13808 genome:
- a CDS encoding Tim44 domain-containing protein, translating into MKYLWSAFAMMLMFALVPMEAEAKKFGGGKSFGSSRQTSPAPASRPDAGNPAQKAPANGGRKGMFGGLMGGLLAGGLLAALIGGGAFEGIQFMDILIIGLLGFVIFRLLRSKAPAAQQQASAYAAPQPTRPATFDSIPPARDTVLGSGSGSGSGTGTGFAASRVPFNLPADFDMNGFLSGARDHYRTLQEAWNKNDLAKIEEYVTPALYSDLREERATLPGDQHTEVLFVDAELVRAEHTSSESELSVKFSGRYRDTHEGVEEPITDIWHLKRDLTHPDAPWLIIGIED; encoded by the coding sequence ATGAAATATCTTTGGTCTGCGTTTGCCATGATGCTTATGTTTGCACTGGTGCCCATGGAAGCGGAAGCGAAAAAATTCGGCGGTGGTAAAAGCTTCGGTTCGTCGCGGCAGACATCTCCGGCTCCGGCATCCCGCCCGGATGCGGGCAATCCTGCGCAAAAGGCCCCGGCCAACGGTGGCCGTAAAGGTATGTTCGGTGGTTTGATGGGTGGCTTGCTAGCTGGCGGTCTTCTGGCTGCACTGATCGGCGGTGGGGCGTTTGAAGGTATTCAGTTCATGGATATTTTGATCATCGGCCTGTTGGGATTTGTGATTTTTCGTTTGTTGCGCAGCAAGGCGCCGGCGGCTCAGCAACAGGCCTCCGCCTATGCTGCGCCACAGCCAACACGGCCCGCGACATTCGACTCCATTCCCCCGGCCCGTGACACGGTGTTAGGTTCCGGTTCCGGTTCCGGTTCCGGCACAGGTACTGGATTCGCTGCGTCCAGGGTACCGTTTAACCTGCCGGCCGACTTCGATATGAACGGGTTTCTTTCCGGTGCCCGTGATCACTACCGCACCCTTCAGGAGGCCTGGAACAAAAACGATCTGGCTAAGATAGAAGAATATGTCACGCCAGCACTCTATAGCGATCTGCGCGAAGAGCGGGCCACATTGCCCGGTGACCAGCATACCGAAGTGTTGTTTGTGGATGCAGAGCTGGTGCGTGCGGAGCACACGAGTAGTGAATCTGAACTCAGTGTTAAGTTTAGTGGCCGCTATCGCGATACCCATGAGGGTGTGGAAGAACCGATTACCGATATCTGGCACTTGAAACGAGATCTTACTCATCCAGACGCACCCTGGTTGATCATCGGGATTGAAGACTGA
- a CDS encoding GMC family oxidoreductase N-terminal domain-containing protein codes for MKKLDRRKFLGGAAAVAASTAIPTTSEAAIGRRTTRSEERVVVIGSGFGGGISALRLAQAGVKVLMLEKGRWWHTGPNSNTFPSAMALSQKHLFYTAWPEYAGFRIGLAPYAGVLEAMTSPTHTIVSACGVGGGSLLYQGMTLQPTEKNFTDWFPAGIDYAEMDQVYYPRVAQMLKVKTAPDKLINSKTYKAARIFADRVLEAGYDLTKIPMPIDWQYALDELDGLMKPSYTNGDCALGVRNGGKHSVDVTYIDQALATGNLTVEALHHVRELERADDGSWLVYVDRTNLRGTVLEHKIIKTQTLIVAAGTANTNKLLLSAAAEGKITDLPDELGQGYGTNGDQIYVWNKMPENPGPRQGGPVIYGSREWEDPDQLANTIIQASIPPLQPGKSYASSIPTSLVPGMAGMATDPTVQGTPATMLVGFGVSPDRGHFSYNPTKRRVELHWPKDGDAALAARIHERIAKVAGPDSQLVNTNKTVNSTWHPLGGACIDVVCDLEGRVKGQKGLYVLDGALMPGTTAACNPSMSIAAIVERAMDRIVQDDVGTII; via the coding sequence ATGAAAAAACTTGACCGTCGTAAATTTCTTGGTGGTGCAGCCGCTGTTGCTGCCAGCACCGCCATCCCCACCACATCCGAAGCAGCCATCGGCCGGCGAACGACCCGCTCCGAGGAGCGCGTTGTGGTTATCGGATCCGGATTTGGCGGCGGCATCAGCGCGCTGCGGCTGGCGCAAGCCGGCGTTAAAGTGCTGATGCTGGAAAAGGGCCGTTGGTGGCATACCGGGCCGAACTCAAACACCTTTCCCAGCGCCATGGCTCTCAGCCAAAAGCACCTCTTTTATACCGCCTGGCCTGAATACGCCGGCTTCCGTATTGGTCTGGCACCCTATGCCGGCGTTCTCGAAGCAATGACGTCTCCTACTCATACCATCGTATCTGCCTGCGGTGTCGGTGGTGGCTCGCTGCTGTATCAGGGCATGACTCTGCAGCCCACCGAAAAGAATTTCACCGATTGGTTTCCTGCCGGAATCGACTACGCCGAAATGGACCAAGTTTACTACCCCCGTGTAGCGCAAATGCTGAAGGTGAAAACAGCACCTGACAAACTCATTAACAGCAAGACTTATAAGGCGGCACGAATTTTTGCTGACCGCGTACTGGAAGCCGGTTATGACCTTACCAAAATTCCTATGCCCATTGATTGGCAGTACGCGTTGGACGAACTCGACGGACTGATGAAACCGTCCTACACCAACGGCGATTGTGCTTTGGGCGTTCGTAACGGCGGCAAACATTCGGTGGATGTCACCTATATTGACCAGGCCCTCGCCACCGGTAACCTTACGGTGGAAGCACTGCACCACGTGCGCGAACTGGAACGGGCCGATGACGGTTCCTGGCTGGTGTATGTGGATCGCACCAATCTGCGTGGCACGGTGCTCGAGCACAAGATCATCAAGACTCAAACGCTGATCGTCGCTGCGGGCACCGCCAACACCAATAAACTCCTGCTCAGCGCAGCCGCCGAAGGTAAAATTACCGACTTGCCCGATGAACTGGGTCAAGGCTATGGCACTAACGGTGATCAAATCTATGTCTGGAACAAAATGCCGGAGAATCCCGGCCCCCGGCAGGGTGGCCCGGTGATTTACGGTAGTCGCGAGTGGGAAGATCCGGATCAACTTGCCAACACGATCATCCAGGCGTCCATTCCTCCGTTGCAGCCTGGAAAAAGTTATGCGTCTTCTATCCCAACATCGTTGGTACCGGGAATGGCCGGCATGGCTACTGATCCAACCGTGCAGGGCACTCCCGCCACCATGTTGGTTGGCTTTGGTGTCAGCCCGGATCGCGGCCATTTCAGCTACAACCCAACCAAACGCCGGGTGGAGCTACACTGGCCGAAAGACGGCGACGCCGCTCTGGCAGCCCGTATTCACGAGCGGATCGCAAAAGTTGCCGGCCCGGACAGCCAGCTCGTCAATACCAACAAAACCGTCAACAGCACCTGGCACCCATTGGGTGGCGCCTGTATTGATGTCGTGTGCGATCTGGAAGGTCGCGTTAAAGGACAAAAGGGGCTTTATGTCCTCGACGGGGCCTTGATGCCCGGCACCACTGCCGCTTGCAATCCGTCCATGAGCATTGCCGCGATTGTGGAGCGGGCAATGGACCGGATTGTGCAAGACGACGTAGGGACTATTATCTAA
- a CDS encoding SDR family NAD(P)-dependent oxidoreductase, which yields MTFLERYGPWALIAGASEGVGRTFAETLAQRGLNVVLVARREHVLNEVASGIEQRYGVKTRTLAIDLANADAAIQVQNAVNDIEVGFLVYCAGADSNYMPFLESPLSVAESMVHRNCNLPVQLCHHFCAPMVSKGKGAVVILGSGAAFAGASNMVAYAASKAFDMVFAEALFCELKPKGVDVLGLILGETDTPALRRLRHNLGLAMGPNEAVKGAETPAYVVDDCLAHLTDGPIRLANRKMRWGLRFLFPFSRNFIVSLMDKANKKVMGKG from the coding sequence ATGACCTTTTTGGAACGGTATGGGCCTTGGGCCCTGATCGCGGGCGCGTCCGAAGGGGTGGGCCGCACCTTCGCAGAAACATTGGCACAACGCGGGCTTAATGTGGTGCTGGTCGCAAGGCGAGAGCATGTGTTGAATGAGGTTGCCAGTGGAATCGAGCAACGCTATGGCGTGAAAACACGGACGCTGGCCATCGATCTTGCGAATGCCGACGCCGCCATCCAGGTTCAGAACGCAGTCAACGATATTGAAGTAGGATTCTTGGTTTACTGTGCGGGGGCTGATTCGAATTACATGCCCTTCCTTGAATCACCTTTATCGGTGGCAGAGTCGATGGTGCACCGCAACTGCAATTTACCCGTCCAGCTTTGTCATCACTTCTGTGCGCCCATGGTGAGCAAAGGCAAAGGGGCGGTGGTGATACTGGGTTCCGGCGCGGCCTTTGCGGGCGCGAGCAATATGGTGGCTTATGCTGCCTCGAAAGCATTCGATATGGTGTTTGCCGAAGCGTTGTTTTGTGAGCTTAAACCCAAAGGCGTGGATGTGTTGGGTTTGATCCTGGGGGAAACGGATACACCTGCTCTGCGGCGCTTGCGTCACAATCTTGGTTTGGCAATGGGGCCGAATGAAGCGGTCAAAGGCGCGGAGACACCGGCATACGTGGTGGATGATTGTCTGGCGCATTTAACCGATGGGCCTATCCGTCTGGCAAACCGGAAAATGCGCTGGGGACTTAGATTCCTGTTCCCGTTTTCCCGCAATTTTATTGTGTCCTTAATGGATAAAGCGAATAAAAAAGTCATGGGTAAGGGCTGA
- a CDS encoding nuclear transport factor 2 family protein, translating to MNDLEQISAVLVRYATGIDSRDWDLFRTCFTQDCQLDYGVIGRWNSCDEVTAYMIRAHSGPSLHRLSNFDIRIDGDRAWCRTYVDALVFGPGGIGSAHAIGYYDDELVRGADGWKIARRRHTSIRLKFLGLLSIIPSWMVLRVSAIASRRLNSVSAKNG from the coding sequence ATGAACGATCTTGAGCAAATCTCGGCGGTATTAGTGCGCTATGCCACTGGAATCGACTCCCGCGATTGGGACCTGTTCCGGACCTGTTTTACGCAAGACTGCCAGCTGGATTACGGCGTAATCGGGCGCTGGAACAGCTGCGACGAGGTGACCGCTTATATGATCCGGGCGCATTCCGGACCTTCACTGCACCGTCTCAGTAATTTCGATATTCGTATTGACGGTGATCGTGCCTGGTGCCGAACCTATGTGGATGCGTTGGTGTTCGGGCCGGGCGGCATTGGTAGTGCTCATGCCATTGGCTATTACGACGATGAGCTAGTGCGTGGCGCTGATGGTTGGAAGATTGCGCGGCGTCGCCATACCAGCATCCGCCTGAAGTTTCTGGGCCTGCTTTCCATTATCCCGTCGTGGATGGTGTTGCGCGTGTCCGCGATTGCGTCTCGGCGCTTGAATTCAGTGTCAGCAAAGAATGGTTAG
- a CDS encoding IclR family transcriptional regulator — MRGATSGPTSRTLDVLELLARSPSTGIRYVDIVRQLGLNQGTAHTILKTLVDRGWVIRDPGDKTFTLGPAIAAIGAQFDQTRPLLHAARIAAKRLSEELGFSASVVELVNEELVVSAVYPGEYGEAVPQPGTKVPYVPPYGAIFAGFAPEPERVAWLNRATSQSQEVQDALERTLALTQERGYDVDWTTPAVAKITAMADSLADLHPSLLSAMDQVLMELTALSFDEIDTDRSVTSIIAPVLDQPGYARLGIAIHPLRPLPIQKIQACGRRLVEEGKKILDLPVPG, encoded by the coding sequence ATGCGGGGTGCCACATCCGGGCCAACCAGCCGGACACTGGATGTTTTAGAGTTGTTGGCCCGGAGTCCATCGACGGGCATTAGATACGTTGATATTGTCCGGCAGCTAGGGCTCAACCAAGGTACCGCCCATACCATTCTGAAGACGCTGGTGGACCGTGGCTGGGTGATTCGCGATCCCGGCGACAAAACATTCACCCTTGGCCCTGCCATTGCCGCGATCGGAGCGCAGTTTGACCAGACGCGACCTCTACTGCATGCCGCTCGCATTGCAGCCAAAAGATTGTCTGAAGAATTGGGCTTTTCTGCCTCGGTGGTGGAGTTGGTAAACGAAGAGTTGGTGGTGTCAGCGGTTTATCCCGGCGAATACGGCGAGGCCGTACCGCAACCGGGAACCAAAGTACCTTATGTGCCACCCTACGGGGCGATATTCGCCGGCTTCGCCCCGGAGCCCGAGCGCGTGGCCTGGCTGAACCGGGCCACCTCCCAGAGTCAAGAGGTGCAGGACGCGCTGGAGCGCACGCTGGCCCTGACGCAAGAGCGCGGTTATGACGTGGACTGGACAACCCCTGCGGTTGCCAAGATAACGGCTATGGCAGATTCCCTGGCAGACCTGCACCCATCGCTCCTGTCGGCAATGGATCAGGTGCTTATGGAACTCACCGCCCTCAGCTTTGACGAAATCGATACAGACCGTTCTGTAACGTCCATTATCGCGCCGGTGCTTGATCAACCAGGTTATGCCCGTCTGGGTATTGCCATCCACCCCCTGCGCCCTCTGCCTATTCAAAAGATCCAGGCCTGTGGCCGGCGCCTGGTAGAGGAAGGCAAAAAGATCTTGGATTTGCCTGTGCCGGGCTGA